acattaattacaTCAATTAGTTACCTACATCCAAAGAACTTAAAACTTAAAAGGAGAATTATGTGTGTAAATTGTATGATTAGacacataattattattgtaatgtAGGAAATGATTTTGGTGACTGAGATGAGGACGTCTCTGTTAACTAAAAGTTGGTAGTGATGTGAGAACGTGCGTTCCGTAAACTCACCACAGAACGCTGTTTTGAACTTGAGCTTGACATGTGTGCTTATGGAAAGTTTGACACTAACACGTTAATTCACTCCTTacacactttattttatttggctAAAATGATAGACACTGTTTGgcataaacaaataattaaggACAGTTGCATGATGAAACTCCTTCTCACCCCAAACAGATAACTAATTTTGCTTAAAATGATTTGGTGACAATGATTATTGATTACTTCTCAAACTTTCAAATAACTGTAGGTGTCCGCCACCGTCTATATCACCTATAACCATCATTTAACTTTCGGTTGTTAGGTAGATATAACCATTGATTCAATGGTCTATTTATTAGGGGTTGAATTCAGCTTATGACAAACCATTTTTTTCTACCAATTATTTAAATCCCAAGTCTTTTGATAGGAAAACAGAGAAAAAGTACTATGCTATTATTCATAAACAAACACATTTTATAGTCATAAAGAAACTAGTAAAAAAAGACAACAAAAACAATGGAAGTGATTGcttaaatatattcatttagttaTGGGCCGGTAGTACTCGATCATATACTTGTGCTTTATATTATTGGGCTTGTAACGAACCTGAAGTCCTATGCCAGTGCTTCCTGCAACCCCATATTTGCTCCTTGCATCCCCAGAGATATGTGAAAAGACAAATTTATCCTTactcaaaaaataaacaaaacctTACATTAACTCCTTCTCCTTCCCGTTTACTCCTTCCTCTCCCTTCAGAGGGTCCTCTTTTCTCTTTCATAGCAGCAGCCAcattcttcttcctctctcGTAGCACCCCCTTCATCCCCAATTGGAGAAAGGGTAAAAGAGTCCTTTCACAAAACTATGAGACTACGTAAGAGAAAATATGAGGTGCAGCAGGCACTGGTTGGAATGCTAAAGGACAAAATCCCAAAATTGTTTATGGGCCATCGAGATCGACCCACACTTTCTACTATACGCATGGTCTTCTTTCTACATCGGTCTCGCtccatattattattattattattatgacatGTTTAATCAAGATTAGTgtttcaattatataattaaggaacattagattcaattataaaataatagctAAAACACAAGAAAACTGTATTTACATAACGGCTTTTGTTCTGAGAATAAAGTTGCTAACAACTTCGGAAAAAATAGTGAGTTAACATCTCTTCGAAAGACCACGCCATAAATTCGGAAGGTAAAAACAATGACAATTAGGTAGAGCGCAAAGGAAAAGGGCTTTGTTTTGGATGATGTTGTTTAGGGATAAACAATATAGGAAAACGAATACACGGTTCATTTACAcataaaaattttttaaaaattaaagtggaATGATGGATTTAGTCCTAATTGACCTCTCCTACATCAATAGATAACCTTGGCCATCAATATTACTCTAGCTTGAAACAGGTTTCACTGTTAGGGAGCATGTTATAGTTCCAAATCatgaacaataatttatttattaaatcttaACATTAGTGCAAAAATTAGACTAGCCTAAATCGGgcaacaaattataaattactgctaatttatttaaaatcaaatgcACAGACTATCACGCTCAAAAAGCATTTAATACACGATTTGGAAAACTAGGGATCATTTTCACCTACCATTactaaatttatgtatataCATATCCAAAATAGCATTCAAAGGGGTTTAAAACTAATTCTTACTTCAAAAGTATCGTATCTAAAAGCTGATTCAAACCTTAATCAGGCAGCTGCTGCCGTCAGATATAATCATAGGATTCGGGTATTAACGGGCCAATGCGCAtgttgtataaataaaaaacacggGTACCTTAAAATTAGCACCGCTTAAATTATCCGATCTTGCAAAGCACTTGAAACACACGTCAATAACACAGAATACTAACCAAAAAATACTCATCCAACAAAACTGTAGAACAATGAAAAATCCTGTCCAACCTATCACGACAATATATCAAGTGCGATCAGAAATTCACTGAATTTAAGAACAAACACTTAAAAGACACGGTATGATTTCCCCATGGTACTCTTCAGATACAAGCACCTAACCTGAAATCAAAAACAGATTACGTTCAGACGATTGAAAGTAATACAAAAGTCAACAATGCATCAGTTTTACTCAATTTAAGAGTGGAGACTACTCACATTCTGCCAGTTCTTTTTCAACAATGACACAAGGAAATTAACGCTCAGTTGTACATTTTGGAAGATTTGCTTTTCCTCCATGCTAACATTCCCCACGGCTACTCCCATGCAGAGCACCTTCTTAAGCTGGAATTTAACCATAGCCTTAGTCTCATTAACCTTTGACTCCAAAGATTCTTGGTGAGTCACAAGTGTGGGGAACTTCCCTGCAAAGCCAGTCAAAAAATCTAAATCAGCTAAAGCAACATTggcatgaaaataaaaatataacaaaaaagcAAAGCAACATAGAAAGGGAGTGTAAGAGCTTGCTTAAGAGGATGAACAGTCAGTTCAATGATCTGTACACAGCTAATGACAAAAAACATTAAGAACAGAGCACAATGTGACAGGAAATTAACAAATAAGAAGCAAGTTCTGAAATAAAATGGTGAAAACATAAGCAAATCAAGAAGAACtctcaaaaagaagaaaacttgcCTGCCTTGTTGAGACCAGGTCCCAAGAGACGAGGAATCTGCTTGATAACGGCTTCAGAGGCCAAAAACGCATGATACTTTTTAGCTAGCTTTTTCACcaatttcttgtttttgttaagCTTCTTCAAGGCTTCAACATCCATGTAGTCCAATCCTATCTTCTCTGCCTGCAGATTTGAATAATAGACATTAACAAAACAGACCACGCAGCAAAAATATTGAATTACAACTGTAGAACAAAGCACTATCAGagcaaaaagaacaaaatttctCCTCTTGAGTTGCGATTAGGTAATTCGAGAAGAGCAATCAATACAgagaataattataaaaactagccgccaaataaaaaaaatgaaaccaacGGTTTGTAAAGCAATAAAATAAGCAGGACAATCAAAGTTTCTATAAACATGCAGCAAAAGTGACAACTAATGTAAAATATGTACTACTAAAATGAAGACGCGATTGAATCTCCGAAATTTCTAGAATATAAAGTATTGCATCTAATTGAAAATCTCACAAAAGTGTTGGTAGATTAGAACTACTAGTTACCTCCTCAACGTGTTGGGCATCTCCAAGCATGCAAATTTTCATCTTGGGGCGAGGAATATGAGGCAACTTAACAGAGCCACTGAAACGCTTGTCCTTTTGGGGATCATAGTTTTTCAGCCCAATTTGGAGTTCAATAGTCTCCACAAACTTTCGGTTCTTCTCTTTGGAATCACCCATGATTCCAGTGATAGCCTCCCTTAAAGCATCACTCTGAAGCTTACTACACAGACAACATCCAAACCAAATTAGAGACCACAAAGCATAGGTTATTCAAACGCCCGAATTTCATCAAACGATATCAACTAACAGTATCACCGCACACAGTACACATAAGTTATCAATGAAAAACGACCAGGGACTTTACATTGCCCATAAAACAGCTGAACGGCCACAAAATTATGAACATTGACAATTAGAAGACATGAAAATGAATACCTCATTGTGAGACTTGGTCTTTTTCCAACTCAACGGCTTGGCGGCTACAGATCTCAGAGCTGCCAAAAAAATTGcagagaagaagaaagtgagAATTGGAATAAATGAAGAAAGTAGAAGAAAATGCAATAGTACTCTTCTGAATAGAGAAAGTACCGGAGGCGAAACCCTAGCTAGGGTTTGGAGCAGGCAGAGAAAGAAGTATATAGCAGCCATTGACGGATATGGATTGGGCTGGgcctaatttataaaaatttgaaatgggCTCTATAAGACAGTGTTGGTAAATATTGgtaaattattgttgttttgaAAAGATGTTTGTCCTGGACTTAAggtccttttctttttctgttttcttgcTATTGGATGAATTTTTTGCCTGTTACGAATATTCTCTTAAGATGCTaaagaaaatagttaatttttgtttatatttaagtattttatgCATTTATTTACTGAAATAAGTACTTGTATGTCGAATATCAAATGCtgaaaaactatatttatatgACTGTGTCCTTGAAacacttaataaaataattaataccgACGTTATAAACTGATTGAggattaaatttagttttaatttgttataatctCACACAAATTGCTTAAGGTTTTTTCCACTATTCCAATAAGCTTTACTGTCTTGATTTTCTAAGTATATATGTGACGCAAAGAAATGTAGTGAAATATTCTATGtagtttaactatttttattttttaaaaatatgaaataaaaactaCGCCACCATTAAATCCACACATAATGCAACTTAACTATTGTATAAAATTCAAGTATAATTAAGAAGGAGGAAATTATATGACTATATTTTTgaacatgattgaaaaaaaaaatctcattttttatcTATCTAATGGATATACCCTGTCATTGCATTCTGCATGAAACGAGGAGATTTGAATTTCATAATCACAAATGAAGAAATTGTATATATAAGAAcagaatttggattctctgttgAGTTTTTTTGTATTGTCCCTCTATTatatattcataatatattgattatcattaattttgacgttttaaaatatattaaaaaaatatttaaaatatcaacacagtatatttttaatgctaAACAAAAGATAATACCAAAAAAATCAGTAGAGAATCTGAACTCGAATGAACATGTTGACTATCGACTATAAATGTGGAATTTTAGGGGAAATAGGTCACAGAAACAGTCTATAGGAACATGAACCAGTTTGCTTGTTTTTAATATATGGTTCTAACTTTACTTTAAAAACTTGTGCCAAACTAATAAATTTTGTCATATGCattgaattaataattaatatttcagGTTTTTGAATCCTATAATGGATCCGAACAATattatttcaagaaatttaaggCCGAAATTCTCACTTGTCAGATAGAAATGAGGTTTTAAAGATGAATTGTACTTCAAtgaagataattaaaatatacagtTCTCTTTTAACATCCAAGCTTCTTTAAATAATTCAGATGATGAAAcaattaaattctaaaataaacaATAGTTTAAATGTAGTAATTAATCTGAAAGATGTAATCTCAAAAAACCTAGAATAATAGACAATAATATTATGATATCCAGTAATCAAATCAAGAATGATATCACTGAGATCTAAGACATCTCTcctttgaatttttgaatacttcattatattatatatgttcttCACAAATACATTATTGAAATTGGACTTGTGAAAATCTATAAAAGTTTACCCTAAATTTCCACTTGTAAAAACCAGTTTCAACATTGAATGACAAGGGGAGCCTGTTTGCaatttgcatatatatatatatatatataaataggtcATAAGCAACTCCTAAAAGTGGACTAAAtaaacatgcatatacatacacacacacacatatatatatatatatatatatatatatatatatatataaagaaaaactaaaatacatattatattatatctatTGTCATGTTTAAAAGTTCATATGCATTAGCTAATCTGAACATAAATGGTTGAACTAACAAGATCAAGAAAGAATATGAGAAAAAGATCCAAGCATATGTGAATCTTAAAAACACATTATTCCAGTCATAACATGGGAATATTAAGAACAACTATACTGATAGCTATAGTGAAAAAGGAAACATGAGGAAGAACTTCAGATCCTTAATCTTGGTGACTTTGCTTTGCATGCATTAGCAACAAGGGAATCACGAGCAGACACAATCAAGCTATGAGGAGCAAGGAATGCATTAAACACAGTATAGTCGATCCAATCCTTCAACTTCTGCTCTTGGCCCCAATCTTCTGGTATGTCAACCTTCTCCATCATCACCTCTTCCCGGAGTCTCTTCAGCTTCTCACGCCCCGTTTCTTCTGCATCAACCCTACCAATATTCTTCTCACTATGCTCCTTCACCTTATCATCATCTTCAGTGCTGTTCTTGAGCATCTCATTCGTAGATCTTTGGGAAGTGACGGGTTTTCTTGAACTCCTCCATGCAGGAATGTCGTGGGACAAATCGTTTCCTTCCATTGACAAGAGTGGTTGCAGTTGTTGAGAAGCCAAGAGGGTTTATGAAATAattgaagagaaagagaaaggaaggGTATACAGTGAGCAATGATTCAATGAATGACATTGGGTGGGTGTTTTATAGTACACGTCATGCCTTTGTGATGGTCTCTCGCAGGTTCCCAAAAGAAAATGCCGgtctaatttttatattggttagaaataagaaagtagagtattttataagaataaagacttataaattattgttttcaaattttagattCAAAGTGGTATCAATATCTTATACGGTAGAGTTCAGGTCTTATCAGTGTTATGTCTCTTCGGTGTGTAAATCTAAAAAATGGATCGTGTGGTTTTGTCCTAACGTATACGTAGCTGAGAAACGAAAGAAGGATGTAGAGATTTTAGACTTGGTGGAGAGTGGTTTATTGCATAGAGTTATTATTGTGAGGTGGACATGCATCGTGAAAAGTATGAAGATTGGGGTGCTTTAATTTGCGTTGTCGTAGTTTTTTAATGGAATTGATTTGTTGAAAGAGAGATGTGGACATGGATGAGAAGAGGCCAACCACCCAGATATTTTTGGGGTTTTTTTCACAGGGTTGGCATTAGGTCCTcctcaaaattaatattacacCATTTACCATGTACTTTCTTCTATTGTGTTGTTCTTTATGCTATGGAAGATGCACCACGTTTTTCAATCTCCATTTCCACATTTGTCACCTTTATGTGACTTCGCCCATCTCATTCAAACTTCTTAATTCTTCCTTTCATATTTGTCTTCttcacaaataaatattatttatcaaccttcattatttttgggggattgataaataaatcaaaattctattgttattctaaaacaaaacaaaaaaatgggaACAACTTGTACTTACATATCTACTTTAGAAAAGTTGCGATATAAAGTTGGAGATTAAACATGTGCCTGTGTTTGCCTTTTAAATTGCCATACACAggtgaaaatatattaacaagAATTAAACCTACAATGAATCTGAGAATGCAATTGTGAATTAAATcccatatcaaataaaattaaaaatgttgtgAGTTAAATTCcataccaaataaaattaaaaataagaaagttaaataacatataaaaaaattataaatttattattttaaatcttaGATTAAAAATTGTGTAATTTATTGGAATTAAACTCAaatcttattaatatt
This region of Vigna unguiculata cultivar IT97K-499-35 chromosome 5, ASM411807v1, whole genome shotgun sequence genomic DNA includes:
- the LOC114182954 gene encoding 60S ribosomal protein L10a — encoded protein: MSKLQSDALREAITGIMGDSKEKNRKFVETIELQIGLKNYDPQKDKRFSGSVKLPHIPRPKMKICMLGDAQHVEEAEKIGLDYMDVEALKKLNKNKKLVKKLAKKYHAFLASEAVIKQIPRLLGPGLNKAGKFPTLVTHQESLESKVNETKAMVKFQLKKVLCMGVAVGNVSMEEKQIFQNVQLSVNFLVSLLKKNWQNVRCLYLKSTMGKSYRVF
- the LOC114184236 gene encoding protein BIC1-like, with amino-acid sequence MEGNDLSHDIPAWRSSRKPVTSQRSTNEMLKNSTEDDDKVKEHSEKNIGRVDAEETGREKLKRLREEVMMEKVDIPEDWGQEQKLKDWIDYTVFNAFLAPHSLIVSARDSLVANACKAKSPRLRI